CTGAGCTCTGTTAACTTCACTGAACCCAGCTCAGCCTCCAGATCTTGACTCTTCAATCCTCTCAAGATCCCAGGGATAACGAGCCCATTGTTTTCCTCTGGGTAGCAGCATAGATGGCTATCCCATTAAGACCTTAGTGCAAGTTCAAACTGGGACTCACTGTGGCTGCtgagattttttcctttctttcagtccCCTCCTTCAGATAATGGTTTTGGATATTTTGAGAATCATAAGTGTTACAGAACACAGCAGATACTTAAGGCAAAATGTGCCTGCAGCCCTTGCATAGCTGTGCTTGTGAAGGTTTGTACACCTTTTGCTTGGAAATGCTGAAGACGTGCACTAGCATCCCCAAGCAGTGTCTGTGACTGATACTTAACATTTCCATAGTccttttctggaaaatattttgttgaaggGTCCAATTTCTGTTGAAAATTCAATTGCATAAGAGGAACTCACATCCGACACATGGGGTCATGACCAAAATGTGGTAACAGCTGATCTAAGACCTGGTCTGCACTTagaattgtttttcagtttgacaCACCAGTTGTGGCAATATGCCCACTGGGggtctgattttaaaaaaaaaaaaaaaaaaaaaaaaaaagtaatttagactGACACAGTACCAACCGTTCAGGCACTAGTCAAAATTTATATCactgtagtttatttttattttgcttgttaatAGTCATTTTGATAAATGGTGTTCTAGACTGATTCAAGCCCATCCACACCAGGTCTTGGTTTGTGTTTAAAAGTTTTGCTGGCAGTAATGTCTTAACTGACAGAACCATGCTGGCAGTGAGGCTTTGAGGGAGTTGCAGTTATGTAAAAAGTCTGGCAGAAGCTGCCCTGGGAAGACAATGCTCTCAGGCATTTGGCAGTGCCATTCTACTGCTGTAACactaaatataaatatacatgtaaatatatatataaatcccAGGGGAGCAGTTATATAGCTGGGTGACAGGTGCTCAGGGAATCATTTCAGTACCtgcagggagatggagagagactaCAGGTACTGTCCCCACTGCATCAGGGAGAAGATGGAGCAAGCCACTTCAGAGCTGGTGAGATGCAGATTTACTGCAGCCTCCATCCTCCCTTCCCCAGAGCGACACCTACCTGGTATAGATATCCCTCTTGTACTGCCTTCTTTCCAGCCTTCCCTTATTCTCTTGCAGTTATTCCAACCTTAGGGAACATGATCTAATTCTCTAATTCACGGATTTTACTTCCTTGAGCTTTCTAACGTTCCGGCAAAGCAGCTTAGGgatctccattttaaaatatagttaattagagaataattttcagttaaattaacAACTTTTGTATTACTGTCTCTTTTCCTTTGGAGAGACAGATTCTTGAAGCTGTTTTACAAttttacaatggaaaaaaaatattgagggggaagaaaaggtttATTTCTCATCTCCAGTACTTGGAAATTATTCCTTGCATCATCTGTGGTGACAGTGCTGCAGAAGAGGAGCACCATGTCACTTGGTAAAAATCACTGGAAGTGCCGATGGCGTGTGACAAATACATTGTTCCTTTCCAGCCTAAGAAGAACCAATACTACATACATCAGAATAGTTTACCTGTGCTTTTGAATGCCGTTTAGTGCTCAGTCAACAAAAATCCCCAGATTCCTGAATTACTCAAGATACTACAGTTTCCCTGGCCATGTCATGGTCCCCAAAGACTCCTGCTGTGTCTGTCACTATCACCACAAAGGAGACTGTCCATAAATCACCCACCAAGCAGTCCACCCCACAGCAGAGTTACCATAGTTGAACACAGTGACAGCACAGCACACGCTTTCACTGCCAAGATGAGGTAAAATGCCCTCACCTAAGCCCTAGGTAAGAGAATTAAGCTAATGGACTTGCCCTTGTCACTACAATGGGCTCAGGGCGTGGATGTCAGGAGGCACCATCACTCAACTGATGCACACTAATTCAATAAGTTGGGGTGAGTTGATTGTGTTCGTGAGCCCTGGATCCTGGGATGGGCAGCTACCTCTTTATCTCTTCCTGGCTAGTTTCCCCTGCCTGTAGATATTATGTaagtaattacattttgtcttaATTGCGATTTGGCCAACACCCGAGCATTAACCTTTGTTATTAAGATGAGCCAAGTGAGATTTTTAATGCCCTGTGTGATATGGCACTGGTCCTTCGCTGGCCAGTGGAGCTTCCTCTGCAGGACAGAGTCAGGCTGTTCTTTTCATGAGACCAATCCTAAAGGCCAGAGTCTTCCTTCCCAGGGGCTTGTGTGGAAATCTGATGTGTGTTATGTGCTGAGGTGGGGGGAGGTCTGACATCTTCAAGTAATTGTTAAATACACATCAGGgaaaaaagaacctttttttctgtgagagCTATTCTGTGCATTTGTGCCTGTATGAGATAGTTCAAGATGCTTGGGGAAAATGACCCGGCTACTGTTTTTGTTTACCAGGTCAAATGGATGATGTACTGGATCATATTCGCGCTCTTCACGACAGCAGAGACATTCACGGATATCTTTCTTTGCTGGTGAGCACCAGATGGGAGAGGGTCTTTGGCATgagatggaaagaaaatggaaatttttacaaggaggaagaaaggggtgCAAGGGTGCACTTCCTCCTGAACATGGGGTTAGCAGCTTCAGGTGCATAGAGGTGTTTTGTCTGGAGGAGCCATGCTTCCTTTCTCAGTGCTGTCATAGGAGAAGCAAGAAAGAGGATGGAACTGCTCAGTGATATCTCATTAGTGAGAAATCATTACAGGAGTCTCAGTCCCCTGCCTGTCAGAGAGAGGCGCAGCTGATTGCCGAGTTGGCTGCTTGCAGAGATCATCACGTAAACACCAGTCGCTTTAGCTGCAGGTGTAGTTCTAGACATACCTAGCTGTGTCCTACAGTAAATACATAGACTCTAGGGATCAGGCagaaacagccctgcagcacAGGACTTTGTTTGTAGGTTGCTGTGTGGGTGGTGGTTCCTGGGATGTTTGCCAGGCCTGTTCCTGGTTAGGCTGGGTTTACAGTTTGATGGAGAATAGTGACAGTCTGTCCATACTGATCCAGTGGAAGGATTCCTGGTGACCTCTATCAGGATGAGAGCAGATAAATGCCCCGTTATCATATTCAGTTCCTTAAATCTGGATGCTCAAGTTTGGAAATGTTTGTTGCTTGGTTGCCCTTTTTAGTAAAGCCTTTCTAGTGGAAACCAGTGAGATCAGTAGACTTCAGGATGAAAATTTAACTGTAGTACATAGGCTTCACCTAAAGCCTGTTCCTGCGTAGTACTGCATGCCTCTGGTGAGTTCTCCAGACAGAGGGAATCGGGGTACTTGGCAACATGTCAGATCTGTTGAAAAGGAGATAAAAGATGTTATTGTCTATCTAATTTGTATGCAGATCTACCTCCACTGAGTTCATCTGGAACTTTGTTTTTTTGGAGGATGTATTATGTGGGTCTCTTGGGAGGAATGACAGAGGGCTTGTCCAGTCTGTGACATCAAGTATGCTGTAGAGATCCTCAGCGAGGTGGAAGACCAACCTGGCAAATCCATGCTTGGAGTAGAGCATCGCAGAGGTCCATCGGGTTGGACCTGGATGCTGTATGGTCCAACTGGGCTGGTGCACAGCCATCACAGAGCCTCTGGGCTGCTCTCGCTTGCAAAGGGTGGCATTGGTTCATCACACTGCTGACAGCAACATGTCTGCCCGTATGAGGATGCTGCTAGCTGGCCAGCCTTGAGCTCTGGGGTTTGTCCTCCAGAAAAGAGTCTGTATAATCTAATCTTAAGAAGTCCCTGGCTTGTTGTTACAGCTAAAGCATGTCCTGTTGTTAGTGTCCTGCATATTTTGCAGTCCTACCTGAAAGCCACAGTGTGGATCTGCATCTGTATGTTGCATGTTACTTGGACAACAAAggttcttgtgtttcagtttcagTTAGATAACTGTTATCTTaaaagcagaaaggcagagagaTGAAAGGTGCATAAATATATCAATGAAATACTCATTTGCTGGTTTGTTCTTTGCTCCCTCATAATGAGTGGGGATGCTATGAAGGCAGCATCTGTGCTCTCTGCGTGGAGAAAGCTCCTCTTACCACACAAGCAGAGCCTCTTCCAGAGCATTAAATAATGGCCCTGATACCCGAATAAAGATTTACTCACATGCCTAGTTGAGATGTGTGCAAAGGTGAGTGAAGGTGTTTAGGTCTTTGGGTTCTTTGGTAAGTGAAAGCTGCCCTAAGCTAGGATGGCCAGTCCCTTCCTGTGCTGAGCATCTCTAATTAAGGGCACTGGTTAAATTGGGAGCAGACATTAACAGCTCTTTTTCTTCTAGGTTTCCATTCTACTATGAACTCAAAATAGCTTTTGTAGCTTGGCTGTTGTCTCCATACACAAAAGGCTCCAGCCTCCTGTACAGGAAATTTGTTCATCCAACTCTGTCTTCAAAAGAAAAGGTAATCACAGGTGCCTGGGTCCTCTCTGGGTGAAGCAGATCTACAGTGTGTTTACCCCAGTCTTCGTATCACTCATTTTCATTGAAGGAGTGGGAGTTGCTGATTCTCTTCCTCTATCGTTTAATCATCTCCTTTTGGTTGGTGTTTTTGTTCTTCGTGGttgttgtgtttttaaatacTGGCATCTGTTCAATGTGCTCACACATATTAACTCATGTTTGGGCACttgagaagctgggagggagggggacaaAAATACCTCCTGAGCTGCTTTGCACATACTGGCTGAATATAGCTAGAGTGCTATGTTGTGGCTGATTATAACGGATAGAGAAACAGGGTCTGGCAGCGAGGGCTCCTGAACTTTGTTGCCAGGTCTGCCTAAAACATTGTGCAGCAATGAGACAAATAGCCAAGCCTGTCTGAAAGGGGCTTAGCAAGCACTTGCCTGGCTGAGAGACACATGGCATGCTAAAGTAAGGCGCATAGCATGTTGAGGTCCTGGATTGAGAAATGTTTTGCTCAAATTCATGATGCTAATTTTGGGGGGACACACATTACAGCTTGGATCATTTGCCCGCCTAGGAGATTCCTGTGGCTGTGAATGGGACATTGTCAGGCAGATCCATTGGGCTCATGTGGATACATGGGCCAAGAAGAGCGATCGGTCACATATCGGCATGCAAACTGCTAAGAAGTGAATAACTGTTTCCCACACTGGAAACTATGGAAGTGAAAGATCTCTGTTTAACCAGAGGCAGTGCATGAATAGTTGTACCTCAGTCCTGTCCAAGAAGGACAGTGGGGAtcagcagagctgtctctctgttTCCTGGAACTTCTGCTTATGCTTCTCACGTGTAGTGCTTGTGCCTTTTCAGTTGCCACCTCTTATCTACTAGGAATAAGGAGGGAATCACTAAACAGCCAGCAGCTTCTTGCAGCCTCCAGTCCCTACTAACCCAGCACATCCAGTAGCTGAATACTAGAAGTCGTTGTCATCCATTATCATCCAGACCCATATCCGGAGGAAGGGAGGGTGAGGGCAGGAACTTTCATAACCATTTCACTGTATTTTGAGCAGCATTGAAGTCCAGAAGCTCTGGACCAACCAATTCCATGGGCACGTTAAAGCCAGACATGCAGTGATGTGCAGAGATATCTCAGATACTTCTGAGACCACCAGTCCTAGACCCAGGGTAGTACAGCTGCAGCTGCCCAGTGTCATGGTTCCTTTTTAATTGTGGGGCAATCCAGTGTGTCTTTAGAGTCCATAGACTGCAAATGGCTCCTGACACACTCTGGTCCATTCTGCCCAGGTGGATGTGTCTGTCCTGCTTCCAGGAACTATTGGTGGTGGTTGTACTGTGCATGTGTATCCCAACTTTGGGTCCCAATCTTGCatttgcaaaatttttaaaagagttCCCAAAACCTGCAGTGGGAGTTACTGCTCCCCTGCAAACCCTTCCTCTTTGCAAACGTTGGCTGTGAACTTCTCTCCAGCCAAGGCGCAGGAAATGGAGGATGTGCCTCCATAAAAGATGACCTGGCTCTGCCAAGAGTTTAAGGCTGGGAGCACTCTGAACTTGTccttcttgtgctttttttttttgtttgttttgttgtctgCTGTGACAGGAGATAGATGACTGCCTCGTCCAGGCAAAAGACCGGAGCTACGATGCCCTTGTGCACTTTGGGAAGCGGGGGCTGAACGTCGCAGCCACGGCAGCCGTCATGGCGGCTTCAAAGGTAAAGGTGCGGGTCAGGATGGTGACTCATTAGCATCTCATCTGCATCCATCACCACCAGCAGCCACAGTGTGGAGGGGAAGATATGGTGAGGGTAGGGATTCTCTCACTGATTTTGATCATGCCTCCCAATCTCCCATTCACCAGCCACACAGGTGCCTCTTAGGATGAAGACAGTAAGTGTGGTGCTTAATAAACCTTTAAGTGGTTGGAAATGAAGGATTAAGAGTAAGGTCTGCCTCAGGCCTCTGttgaattttatattttccttcagtaCCCAGGTTACAGCTTTAGCAGTTCGGTTCATCACAGCCTGTGCTCTTCATTTTCACTGTCAAAACAGGAGCATGCTTCCATGAAAGATGCTGATGTTAGGTGAACACAGTTGACACCCTGGCAGggaagtatcttttttttctggtcagcACCTTCTGCAGTGAAGGAAAAGTCCATCTGCAGCCCAGTTTGTCAATTGTGCTGAATTGTTGAGAAGTTTGGAGGATCTAGTGACCTATAATTTGGGTACTGACAGAAAGATCTGAAGTTCATGAAGGCTAGAAGGTTGTATGCAAGGCTTACACACAATATATCTGCTGTGTAATTCTCTGGAGCCATGTTTATGTAAGAGTGAATGGGAAGTGGTATTAGTTCCTTTCGGAGAACAAGTAGATATTGGAGGAGTGGTCTCATCTGAGGAAGTGTATCCTGTACGCTGTTCCTGGCGTAGAGCCGGAACCAGGAAATAGCTCTTATCTCTGTTTCTTTGCTTGCATAACTGCTGCAATGACCTGATAACTGCATTTTGTGGTCCCACTCTCTGGCCATGGGTTATCATGGTTTAGGGTAGATATGCACAGTGACTATACCCTTGTATCTTGGGGGCAAGACTTCTATAAAAGATGCAGCTTTCATGCAGTCAGATACAATGCCTCCTGCAAAAGGACAGTAGAAACATATGGTCAAGGTGTGTATGGTATTGGGAAAAACTTGTGAATGGGAgttgaaggaaattattttcctctgtcaAATACTTTTCATAAGACTGTAGGCATGCCATTTTAGTATGTCTTGACCTTACCTTCTGTAAAAATACATAATACGTCCTTAGGAGGCCAGATACCTTTAAGTCTATGAAGCATGTTGAATGCAAGGTATTATAGAAGTAGGGAGCCTCTGGGGCGTGCCATGGACATGTAGGATCACAAGGATGTGCAAAAGCTATATCCTGTtccaaagaaaaaccaaaaattgCCTCCCTTTTCCCTGCCAAGCATTGTGCGGACTGTGGCTCTCAGGCCTGGTTCAGTTCTTCTCCTGAACTGTTGCTCTTTGGTGGGGGGGACTCTGCTAACCCAGGAACTGCTAGCTAATCCAAACCTGGACTGAAAACTGGGATAAACGTGGAGCTAAGGCAAAGCTGTGTATGACATGCCCAATGAAACAACATTTGTGTGATGCCTCTATGACATTTAACACTTTTGCTGCTGCTATGTAAGCCTGAAGAAGTCACACCATGGACATAAATAGGCTCTGGGAATGCCTGTTTTGCAGCACTACCTTTGCTCTGAGCCCCTTCCTACAAGGTGCTGCAGACTTTCTGTGCTAGGGCTGTTTTTAGGACAGAGTGAGAAACTATGTGTGAATCCTGAAGGAACTCTGGCTTCTGTTTGGATAGCTCCTGAATATGACAAGCTCAACAGTAGCCGAGACCCACAGTGCCAACCTGTTCATCTCAGGGCTGCAACAGTGTCTTCATCAGTTCTTCAACCTGAATGAACAGTCAGCACCACAGTTTCTCTTCCCACTGCTCTGCTTTTCTGGTGTTTTTCTTAATCTCACTGCCTTGAAACGTGGCTCCAGTGGCAATGGGAAGCTGGGTAGAAGGAAGAAGAGTCTCCAGGATACAACGAAGTAATTGTTTTGCGTGGGTTAATGAAGCTCCCCATTCAGTGCTGGAAGAAAGCAAGTCTGTGCCTATTATTGTACGGCACATCTGCCAGCCTAACTTGAGAGAAAACAGTTAAGAAATTGCAACCTGCAGATGGACCAGAAGAGTCTTTCCTGCACAGTACTTTGGGGAGGTGGAAAATGATCTGTTCATAAGGTAGAGAGGTTGTTACTGGTTTGATTAATtgactgatttttaaaaccaAGGTAGGGACTGTTCATGTCTTTGCTTCAGCCTCGACATTTAAATTACTCTGAATATGTGAGGAAAAGTAGGACTCCTGGCTTCCTTCACCATTTTGGCATGTGGCCTCCAGCAAGTCGCTTGCTTCTGTGTCCCTCAGGGTGCAGATCCATGAGACAGGGTGAGCTGATCTGACATCTCTCCTCCTCCAAAATGTAGTAACACTCCTGCTCCCAGTGGCTTACTGTGCACCAGCTCTTTGGACCTCAGAAATTTAATCCAGAAGGAGAAGGGTACTGTTTTCAAGCTCACTAATGTGTCTCATGAGTGCCTGAGCCAGCACAAGGGAAGAGACAGAAGGGAAGAGTATgatcagaggaaagaaaagaaagatcttCCCTTCCTGGTCATGGGAAGCAGACAGATTAGTTCTGCTGCTCATGGAACCACACCCTTAATACATTTACACTCTTCATGGTGTAATAGTCAGGAATGGTTAAAGCAGCTTCTGTGCCTTGCCCTTCTCAGAGTGGTTTTGTTGTCTTTTGGGCAGGAAGAGCTGAATGGCTGATTTACAGTCTGATCTGTTGCAGTACGGAAGTGCTGAGCTGGAATTCCTCAGGTATTCAGGGTGTGATGGGTCGGGTGTGGACGTGTCTCCATTTAGCTGTCCCTGCTGCTGTGAAGGGAGCTCCAAGAGAGGAGTGATACAAGTAGGTACAGGTGGTAACAGCTTCTGTTGCCCTGGTTTTCAGCTGCTGTTAAATGTATGGCAACGCCCTTACTTGCTCAATTGAGAAAGGAGGTATAACAGAGCTAGAATATCCTGCATGAAAGAAGTTTAAATGACTAATTATCTGGAAAACACTTTGAGCTGACAGATGCCAGGTAAGACTGCTGTGCTGTCCTTAGGGGGAAGTttccagggagggaggaaagagaataCTATTTCTAAGGCTTATCTTGGCTTTCCCAATGCCAAGGTTTAAGGGTATCCAGCTAGCCTGTGATGAGTGTAGATGGGAAACTGAGCCCTGAACAGGGTCATTGGGTTTCAGCCTTTAATGGATTGTGTTAAAATTGGAACCTATAGAGATGACCATATATTGAGAAGCActgagctcctgcagctcccatgGAAAACGTGGCTTTTACCAGCAGGTGAATGTGAGGATCTGTCTTATTTCCTGCTTCGCTTGGAGTAATGGGTGAGAAAAGATGCTTTTGTATTAAGAAATGGACCCTCAGACTTTGCAAGTCAGCATCTTCTGGTGGCAAATACACAGTGAAATGCTGGGCTGAAAGTGTACTCTTTCCAGACCTGTTTTCAGTAAATGAACTTAAATCTGAAGGCTTCTGTTCTTGGAGACATGTCTGCCACTGTGCATAGCcctgtcctctcctctctctctgaaCATGGTAACTGATCTGCTTGTGCTCCCACAGGGACCATCATGATCTTTTGTCTTTGGTGATAAAATCTTTGGGCAAGGCCCATCTTTTTATCCATGTGCAGCACAAGGCAGCTAGTTCTCTGATTACTGTTTGAGTGTGTCAGGCTGCTACTTAAAGTATTTACCACAGACTAAAATGATGCAAGCTGTGTACAGCCACACCTTCCTTATCTCTGATCCCCTGGACCTTTCCCCTTTCTATCTTAAATAGCCTACAGTTTTAGTTAGCCAAGTGCAGGCTTGTCTCCCTTGCCCTTtctcctgctcccttcccctgctctgttttgttttgaagccACAGTTGTGCTAACACTGGCACAAACCTGTGCCAATTCATTTTACGGGCTGAGGAGCTGTCAGTGTCCCAAGTACCCGGAGTCTGCCCAGCTGACTCGCTTgggtgttttctctctcttcagagAGTCTATTTTTGATGCTCTCTAAGCAGATAGAGCATTGGATATCTGGTCTTATTACCCCTGCTAGGTGCTCAACACAGATCTTttccctgcccccagcagctTGTGTCCCCACCAAGGAACATAATCTCATTTGGGGCTCTGTAATCCTGTCCTCATGGCTTGGTCATTCTGTCACACACTGTGACTTTGAAGTGGGTCAGTCCGAAGTGGTGGGATTAGATGACCAGACAGTAAATCCTGCTGCTCTTTCTGTGTTTTCAATTAGTTCCAACTAGTTCAGCCATTACTGCTCCTGAAGGGCCCAGAGCTCTGACTGCCACCTTCTTTCCAGCTCACCtcgggggaggagaggaggagcagaaagggACCCTGCTTTTGGGTCACAgcagaggggcagcagcagcaagactgtTCCAGCCCTGGTAGTGGGCAGGTGCAAGGCCTCGGCCAGGCAGTGGAGCTGTCAGATGGAGGCCTGGGCATAAGTGGGCTTTTATTGGCACCAGTCAGGTTTCTAATGTAAGTGGCTGGGACACGTGTGTGGCTGCAGTGAGGAGAGGTACCGATGGCTTGGAGGCAGCACCAGCCTCCTCCAGCACACTTGTATGTAGTCCCTTGCTGTCACCATGCTCCCAGTGCTTTCTCATCCTCTGCCCATCACCCTGAGCCTCCTACCACCTCCTGCCTTGCCCTGTTCCCAATCCCCAACCCTTCTACTCCCTGCTTCTTTTCCCAAGATCCGACCCAGCCCTACTGTTGCCTCCTCTGCCTCTACAGCCCTCCCATCACCAGTTTCAcactctcttccagctctctgaACCTCTCCTTCAAGCTCTTGGGTTTCCCAGATCC
The sequence above is drawn from the Strix aluco isolate bStrAlu1 chromosome 4, bStrAlu1.hap1, whole genome shotgun sequence genome and encodes:
- the REEP1 gene encoding receptor expression-enhancing protein 1 isoform X15 → MVSWIISRLVVLIFGTLYPAYYSYKAVKSKDIKEYVKWMMYWIIFALFTTAETFTDIFLCWFPFYYELKIAFVAWLLSPYTKGSSLLYRKFVHPTLSSKEKEIDDCLVQAKDRSYDALVHFGKRGLNVAATAAVMAASKGQGALSERLRSFSMQDLSTIRGDSSSTVPPSVTVRTSSKQSQPKTSRSASEGTGSSGTA